The Corynebacterium camporealensis genome contains a region encoding:
- a CDS encoding DUF3039 domain-containing protein — MGAVSTTTKTIERPDIREDTSTSDGDTPKFFHYVKKDKILDSAVNGKYVVALCGETFPVTKQAKPGSPVCPDCERVYKGLRRK; from the coding sequence ATGGGTGCCGTGAGTACGACGACTAAGACCATCGAACGCCCAGATATCCGCGAAGACACCTCCACCTCGGATGGTGATACCCCTAAGTTCTTCCACTACGTCAAAAAGGACAAGATCCTCGACTCCGCAGTCAACGGCAAGTACGTCGTTGCCCTGTGTGGCGAGACCTTCCCCGTAACCAAACAGGCAAAGCCCGGCTCGCCGGTATGCCCCGACTGCGAGCGCGTTTATAAGGGACTGCGCCGCAAGTGA
- a CDS encoding DUF3099 domain-containing protein, which translates to MDSTNSRDGASASPHSGQHKRRTRFGRKETYLITDAKVAPGQDRKRREIQYSILQFLRLPSLLIAGWLIAAYDMWFLPAIIVGVTFPLPWFAVVIGNGRGQKKDKREKNIYKPGLARQMAQREEASRLEQQRQSELDAGESVTIDHEEGPNP; encoded by the coding sequence ATGGACTCCACGAACTCGCGCGATGGCGCCTCCGCGTCCCCACATTCGGGGCAGCACAAGCGCCGGACGCGTTTTGGCCGTAAAGAGACCTACCTGATCACAGATGCGAAAGTTGCCCCAGGGCAAGACCGGAAACGCCGGGAGATTCAGTACTCCATTTTGCAGTTTCTGCGTCTTCCTTCCCTGCTGATTGCTGGTTGGTTGATTGCGGCTTATGACATGTGGTTTTTGCCCGCCATCATTGTCGGTGTGACGTTCCCACTGCCGTGGTTTGCGGTGGTGATTGGCAACGGCCGCGGGCAGAAGAAAGACAAGCGCGAGAAGAATATTTATAAACCCGGACTCGCCCGCCAGATGGCGCAGCGCGAAGAGGCATCGCGTTTGGAACAGCAGCGCCAATCTGAGCTCGACGCTGGTGAGTCCGTGACCATTGACCATGAGGAAGGCCCTAATCCATGA